A window of Mus musculus strain C57BL/6J chromosome 3, GRCm38.p6 C57BL/6J genomic DNA:
GATGGCAATTCTCAAACACGGCTACAGACTCCCAAAAGTAGGTGCCGTCACGGGATCCCCATgtccacaaaaataatttttaaaaaataaatcttaaaaaaacacacCTGTTGATTAAATGAATAATTTGTTTTCCGGTAAATCCATACATTCTTGGTTCCCTCCTCCCTCAAAGCAGCCCCGGGTCCCTCTTCTCCTATTGCATGACCAACAGTAAGGACTCCTGGAACTCCATCAAAGCAGCTCACAGGACCTGGAATCTCATCTTGACAAGGATCGGCACATCCAATCGTAGCAGCTTAAAACATCATGTTTCCTGGGTTACCAGGTCCTTGGCTAAACCCACCCATGCCCACATCAGCAGCCATGCCCCGGGGCCTCATTTGTGGGGGAATCATGATGTTCTGTTGGGGTCCCATCATGCCTTGCATGGACATCATCATGCCTGGAGAACCCACAGGCCCTGGGTGGGTATAGAGCCCAGCAGGCCCCCGATCCTTGCCAGGAATCATGCCCACAGCAGCAGCTGGATTGGTCATCAGGGTGGCTGGGCCGGGCACTGTGGATTGTGCTGGTGACATCATCCGGTGGTGAGGTCCCATCATGCCTTGCTGGAGAAAGGCTGGTGGTCTCATTGGGTTGTGGCCTGGCATGGATGGAGATGTACCAAGAGGAATGTCTGGAGTTCCTACTGGCCCGGGGCCTCCCATGCCAGGTAATGCTAACCCCATTCTTGGGGCTTGATCGCTCATCATCCCCTGCATGTGTGAAAACCCAGGCCCAGGACCTTGTGGCTGTTTGCGGCCGGGGACTTCCCCTCGAGGGAAATACTGCAGTGTCTGGCTGGGCTTCTCCGATGGGATAATGCGggagagatcaaactcaggtattCCGGTGGCTCCAGGTCGGATTACCTCCTGCAGATCTGGGTCTGTAAACACGGAGGGCATGCTGTTCCCCAGGACAGTGAAGGAGTCAGGAGCCCCTGGGCCTCCAGGCTTGCAAAGTGCTGGATCTGCTGAACTTTGGGGCAGGTTGCTGGGACGACCAAGGGGTCCTTCTCCTGGGAAACCTATCCCTCCTGGGAAGTTACCTTGTCCCCCAGTGGGGCCATTGTGAGGGAATGGAACCTGCTGAGGAGGAGACTGTACTGGAGGGAAGCCCTGGGGGAAGCCCATCCGTCCTTGAGGTACCATTGGAGGCTCCTGGGACCCATGTCCCATGATAGGATTGTGTGACATCAAGCCAGGCCCCATTGGGACCCCATGAGGAGGTATGCTGGGTCCCATGGCATTAGGAGAGGGCATCTGATTGGAGTGAGAAAGTGGCTGGGTCATTCCCATCGGGCTGAGGGTTGGCATCGGAACCACAGGGTTTGGACCTGAAATTCGAGGATTCTGTGTATTAATGCCCATTCctagaaaaataaagacatcaaaGGAATCAACTCAACCAAAAGCAACTCGCAAAAATGATAATGAATCACACATTAGCAAAAAATTATTATGCATCAAATGTGCATTGTGTTGGGAAAATACATATACGCTGTCACCAAAAGTTTGTGACACTCTTGGAGGCACACAGTCCAGTAGCACCAGGAAGCAGACAACATATCACCAAGCCTTTAACTGTATGACTAAAGATAGCAAGGAATACATTTCCTCTGAAAAGGTCTTAGTTAAATTTCAAATGAGCATGGTCTTCTTCATTGGAGACAGTTCATACAGAAGAGGATTTGTTTGGGTGGCACAAGTGCAGCCTACTCTGGATAAAGGACTGGTTGAGTCTCTTAAGTTCAAGTAGCACAAATATCAagaaggaactcaaacaggtctttttttttctccttcaagtGGACTTTTGTATTGTTTCACATTGCCGTAAAAAGGGTCTCAAAGCTCCAGGTTGTAAAACTGTTAAAGAAGCAGTAACGTCCAATGGATAAGGAACACTTGGAGTCCTGCTGCAGACTCTGAGACACGGAAGTATTTGTTCTCTAGAATTAAAATCAAGTATGGCAGGGCTGTTCCTTCTGACAACCACAGAGCATGCCCTAACCTGGTTAATCAACTGATAAATAAGCAGTATGCCTAGCAATCAGAATGAAAGGGGAACCAGATATGCATGGCTGAGAAGTCATGGCTTCTCTGATGATCAGTGTCACCATTCCACATCACTTCCTGTTATGTGAGGCTGACGGGAGTGAACACAGGAGGGAATGCAGACAGAACAGGAGGCAAGAACCCAGGGTCTGAAGCTGCTTTCCCAGAAAagcagcccagaaacttagaaatgAAAGTGCAGTCAGCACGTTAAAAAGAGGCTCTGTAATATTGTTGCcagaaaaccaaaacctaaaGGCGCTCCACACAAGATCACCACTATAAAACTGACCACACCCACCCTTCCTTCTTGCAGACTCAGAACCACGCTAACTAAGCATCAATCCTCTAGGCCAGGCACTTCACATAGAAATTTGGCTGTCACATTTTTTTCAACTTGTTAAATCTATCTATGCGGTCTATGGCTATTGAGTAAACACTTTACAATGCTCCTGCTTTGCCTTGTACCAGCTCCATGTCTTACCTGGCATGCTATTCATTGATGGCAAGTTGGGCGAGCGAGCTGGCGGGGAGTCATCATCGGAGCTGGCCACAGTCTTGATGGCATCGTGGTATAATGGAGTGGAACTGGGCATCGCAAACTTGGACATTCGAGACATCATAATGGAGAGTGGATTCTGGGAAAGGGTGGGCTCTGGAGGCATGGGATAAGGTGTGCTAGAGGGAAGACTTCCGGGGATGTTCACCGaggcaggctggctggctgtAGGAGGCGGGGGGCCACCTGagagaacaaagcaaaataagGCAGGGATTTAGATGTTTCTTGAAGGGTGCTGGGCACCCAGTGAGGCCGAGAATAAGTCAGATGGACAGGGCAGTGTTGCTGGAGCTGGGGCAGGGGTCAGTCTCCCAGCCTGGCTCCATGTGCAAAGGGAGAGCAATGTGATGGAGGTAAAGGATCGGCAGGTGCAAAGACGAGCAGGCCAGGGATGTGCCAGATACACTGGTTCAATCTTGGGGAAAACAAGGCTTACAGATAACCGTTTCCATGAAGGGTGTTCAACAAGTGGGCTTCTCTCCCTGGGCAACTACAATTTAGAACTCGACTCAGGTATTTGCATGCCAACAAGACAGGAGTGTGCTCAACCTCAGGTACAAACCCCGCCACTCTGCACAACCTCTTGATTAATTTCCATGACAAACATGTCTGAGGTGGCTGGCAGTTCCACTCGACTGTGCTACTGAACTGCCACCCCACGGAGAGATACTTTACCTTGCTAGGGTAAATCGCCTGCCTTGTTCTGATTCTAGTGTTTCTCAAGTGGAGATGGCACCAACCCAGTCGTTAACACCCCAGGCTACCTCACTGACCACCTCTGCTCCCAATTCGGGAAACTACCATCATCGGCCAGAGCCTCTCCTAGGCAGAAAACGCCGTAACAAACTGTAGCTGATGTGTGGCTAGAGCAGCTTACCAGGGTCTCAGAGCAGGGGCCTCCCTCTGGCTgggcccatgcttgctcttttgCCTGGATGTTAACCTGCTGGAGTGGGTGGCTGCAGTCATCACTACACTGCAGCACCATGGATCCACATGCGAATGTCAATTGTTCAGGGAACTGAGACCATCTCGGCAGGTCTGTTTTCAgcctctcaccagcccctcatacATCATCTTTGCCAGGATGCTCGTGAATAACTTTATGCAAGCACTAACAATCATGCACCTTGCCACAAAATCCGACAAAGGCCACTGCTCTGACTATTCGATCAAGACATGAGTTTCCTTAAAATACAAACTCAGGCTGTAGCAACCTCCAGCTGTAAGGTGTGAGGGTGTAAGCTACTCACCTGACTCCACACTTCCCAGCATGGCTGGGGAGGCCATGGTGAGGGGCGCTTTGTGGTTTGGAGGGATCCCAGGACTCTGAAGGGGCGGTTTGGGAGAGGAGGTCCATCCAGGCGACGGGGCAGGAAGTGATGGAGACTTGAGGTGAACAGGCGAAGCAGCAGCAGACCCCAAGACAGGAGGGGACTTAatggaagcagcagcagctgggccTGCCAGCATGCCTGCCAGCTGTGATGGAGTCTGAGGGGACTTGAGGTTCCCGGAGGGTGAGCCCAGCATTGGAGACTGGACTTGGTGCATTGTCGGAGACTTCAGAGGGTTAATGCCTGGGGAATGCACCTGGCTGCCTGCCACAGATATATCCAAAGGCTTCCGCCCCAGGCCACGCTGAACTGGAGGAGCTGTGCTGAGGCTAGTGGGGTTACTGGAAGGGTTGAGAGGTAGTGGTGGCATATGACTGAGCCGGCTGTTAGTCCTTTGGTCGGGCCCAATTGGTTCTCTGAGATTGCGCAAGCCACTGTTGCTGCCCGGACCCTGAGACATGGGAAGGAATGGCCTGGGGCCCACACCATACTCCTGCTGAGGGTGCTCACCAAATGGCAGGGGCACCATCTTCTGCTGGGCAGGCAGCATTTCTGAGCTCCCAGGGCGTAATTTCATCATCTCCTCAGggcctgccccagcctccctcaTCTTCTGAGGTATCATCTGAGAGCTGGATCCCATGTTGACGTTTAGATTAACTTCCCCCTTCATCCCACCAGGAACCATGCCAAACTCAAGTTCCCGACCAGGACCTATCTGTGGAGGCATTCCTTTTGGAAAGTCACCCCGGGAAGGGCTCAGAGGACCCTCAACTGGTATCCGAGGGAAGATGGGGTTACTTCCTGGCTCCATGTGGCGCTGGGAGCCTGGAATCATCCTGTTCATTTCCATGCCAGGCCGGATGCCCTCCATGCTCATCCCTGGGGGCAGAGCCAGCTGCTTCTCTGCCAGCTGCTGTTGAAACATCTCTTCAGACAAGCCCTGGGGGTTTGGAAACCGCTCCCCTCGGCCAGGACCACTGAAGACACCCTGGCCAGGAGGGAAATTTCGACCATCTGGGATTTTTGGCACATCGTCTGGCCAACTGACTCCAGAGAGACCTGGTCTGGATGCCGGGTTGGGCACGTTTGGCCCCTCCATTTCTGAATTTATCATTCCTGCAAACCCAGGAAGGCGCATCTGGCTCCCTGGCATGTTGGGGTGGGGAGCCATGCCCCTTGGGGGCAAAGAGTGTGAAATGTTGATACCATCAGGAAACGGCTCTGCCCCAGGTGCCCAGCCTTCACCAGGAGCCATCTGGTACGGAGGGGGAGGCCCTCGGACCACTCCCCGGGGCCCATGCTGATGGACCATCATATCCTGGAGAGAGCACTGCTGGACGACCACCTGCTCCTGTTTCCGCCTCTTCTCTTCATAAAACTCCTGCTGCAGCTTCAGCCATGCTATCTGCTCGGGAGTCATATGGTCCAGGTGGTCGGGTCCTATGGGCCCAGACTGGGAGCTCATATTAGGTGGAACCATTTCATCTGGAGAAAAGGGCACATCTCTATGTCCTTGAGGGCCAAACGGAGCCCCCACATCTGTCCGGGGCCCAGGACCCTTACCGAGGCTTTGGGATTGAGACATCATGGCCTGTATTGGCCCATCTGGTTTTTTTTGAGGTCCATCTAAAACCCCAGTGTTCTGCTGGGGACCCCCCGTTTGTCCTGCTGTGAACTCCTTCTCATCAGGGAAAAGCATACGCTGGATGTCCCTCAGAGTTTGTAAGGAGCGTTCCCGGTGCTCCAGCTGCTCCTGAGAGAGGCCATCAGGGTTCTCTCCCAGCGTGGGGGGCTCACCACCGGACactggtggaggtgggggggcTTTGGGATCTGCTGAAGAGCTATTGCTCCCCTGGGAGACAGGGGTCACTGCTCGATTGTTGGGTGTTGAGTTTGGCCCAGTACCATCTGGGGGCAGTGGAGTGGAGCTCCCAGGACTGCCCACAGGAGGAATCAGTTTGTTTTCTACCCCAGGACTCTCCCGGTCCAGGGGACGCGGGGCTGCAGTAGGCTTGGGTGCTGGTGCCTGAATGGGAGGAGTTGGCTGCAGTCTGGCATTCTGGGAAGAGTTCTGGTCCTGGTTGGCGGGAGCTGGAGGCTGCTGTGGGAGAGGTTTTGGATCATTCCGAAGGGTGGGTATCTGTGTGTTCTGAAGACAAAAAAAGATGCTTTGTATCATAATGGTGTACTGAGCAGAAGGGCAATTAAAGAAACAAGATATAAAAGTTGTATCTCAGTAACATAAACCCATAGCAATAAGTCCTTTCAAATTGCTCATaaataacctttttttaaaaaaagatgtatttattttatccatATGAGTACACAACcattactctcttcagacacaccagaaaacgGCATCAGaccccatcacagatggttgtgagccaccatgtgattgctaggaattgaactcaggacctctggaagagcagtcggtgctcttaaccgctaaaccatctctccagccctggataaTCATTTTTTAGAACTTATGTCaaaccttctttcccttcctaaaAATTAGGCTCAATAAGTTCCTAACTGTGCCCAGCAAGAGCTACTCTAATACCTCTGACAATCTATTCTGAGGAACAGGTTTGAGACTGCACACACTTTTGATTTAAGGAACGATTAGTCCCTTAGCATGTGGGAGGTTATACCCAACACCTTCTGTTTCCTGATTACACAGACTTCTCGTTATCAATCAAAAGGGCTGATGTTTCCAAATGAAGGAAATAAAGTCACTTGTGGCTTTGTGTTCATCCAGTCACAGCAGCAGGGAAGAGAGGCAGGCTGCTCCATGCCACGCCTCCTGACAGAGTGATTACCCACTTACTTCCTCCTTGAGTTTCCATGGGCCTGGCTTCTCTGGTTTCTGTTTTCGGTTTGTGATCACTGATTCTGTATTTGATAAGAGTTTGTATATTGGCTGTAGTAAGCTAATCTGAAGGAGGAAGTGTCTGTGGAGAAATTCGAGACTGTCTAGCTCACAGTGTCTCTGGATCTGTTTTTCCCAATCAACAAGGCTGTCCCCTTTAACAGGTTGGATGACTGCTTATCATTTATTAAGGACAGCTGCTATACTCCATCCTAGATAAAAGCATGTCACCGAGAATATGGACACTGTGGTTGGATGAGGTCCATGTTTTTGCTTGCAACTGAGCTGGGATGTTTGCCCGTGGGCAAATCTGTACACGGATCTTTGTGGGCATCTATGCATATGAACAGTTTGTTTCATTTATAAGTATCTacagtgtatatgtgtttgtgatctCAATCTGCGTAGTTCTCAACCATCAAAAGCATATTCCACGTCTGCGATTCCTTGGTGGAGGACACCTCTGCTTCGCTGCTGTTTCAGCTTGGCGTTGCTGTCCAGTCGTGATGAGTTTGCTGCAGGTGGATACTAATTTCATAAAGCGACTACAGCAGAGGAGACCAATCAAGTCAGTCTTTACCAATCCTCCCTAAGCTCCTATTCCAACGTCATGTTAGTACCAGCTAGGGCAGAGGTGAGCGCTGTGTCAGGAACTGTCACAGCGTCAATAAAGCAGCAGGCTGCACTGCAGCCCACCCCGGACGAGGGgttttcattgagcagccaagggGCACGGGCCTAGGAAGCACCTTTTCTAAATCCAGCAAAGCCCAAGTGCTGCTCTGCCCTGAAGACCGAGCCCTCTTCCACATTCAAGCTAGACAAGAGGCCATCTAATTTATCTTGTATTATTATAACTCATCATTTCCTGCCATTCAACTTTTTCTCATGTTTAAGACTCACCCCAGGATTGTACTTTATGCTCTTTGAAAGGAAAGACTGTGTCTAGAACTTTTAAATCTCTACCCACCTCCAGCATCTGGTACAATGTCTCCACAAATAAGTTTTGATTACACGTGGAAATCTGTAGGATTAGAGAAATGCTTTTTTTCTAGTGTAGTTTATACTGGCTGCTTACGATCCAGGGAGGAAGCAGACTAACTTGCTATACCTCTGAGAGTATCAAGCAATTAAAAAGTACTCAACGGGCCTTGACTCGAAACAAATAAGAATCATTTGGAGAGTCACCAGACTCTGATCCTGGTGTCATTAGGTTGAGCTCTGCTTTTTTCCATATTTTCCAGCCTCTTCCAGGAGAAGCAGCTAGTCAGATGATAAGCCTAAGACCTCACAATGCCAGAACGGAGTGAAATACCCAGACCACTGCTTGTGCCTCCTTCACTCTCCGTTTAATTCACCACTGCTCTTCGGGCACTGCAAAACTCGGATGCCACCATTCCAAGGCTAAACAACATACCAGGGGGGCTGTGCTTCTCTCTGACTTGCTGTTAGAGATGTTCTGGATGTGGAAAGAGACAATTGTTTCAACCTGGCCCTTCAGTACAGCTTCTGCAGCCCTGCAAGACAGATGAGACAACACACTAGCACTTGCTTCTGTGACATGAGCTGCAATTCTAGACAAGCTAATAACCCCATGGGGGTAAAGGCCCACTAGGAATCCTGAATgagaagaaatcaaaagaaacacacttcaTTATCTGCGCTTATCATTTACCACCAAATGTGTGAAGTGAGAAGATGGTCGTGAGTGAATGCCTACATGGGCattaaacaacaaaaccaaaccaacaaagcaCACTAAAAAGTCCCAGATCAATCTAGTTAGATGATTCATagaacattctcattcaaacacttCCTAGGACGTGGAATCCCAACACCTGGAGCTAGAGTAGGACTGTGAAGATCCACATTTCCCCTTGGGAGAAAATGAGGAGGGTCAAGTGTATGAAGGTATTCTTGGTAAGTAAACAAACTTCATTATGTCAGCTAACAACTTAAAACATATACAGCAAAATGTTCACAGTAGCTACTTTTGGTGAATTCCAGAGATTTTTCTTCCTCTATTTTCTCCTTATTCTATTATAGACATTTACTGtttgtggtattttttttaaaaagacacagaggTTGCAGAAAATTGTATATTGTACATTCAACGTGTGTTTCCATAACCGTACTCTCCCTCTCCTGACACAGGCAAGGCAGCTGTCAGTAGCTGCCCCTGGACAACGCAGTAGAACAACCCTGGTTGTTCAACACCACTTACTTATTTGCCATCTCCGTAGAAAACACATACACCACTTTGGCTGGCGTCTTCTGAGCAGATATGGGCTCTGGGGCAGGAGTTTGGCCATGGGAGGGAGTGGAAGACCTGGGGGCTGTAGCAGTTGACGGGGTCATGGAGTGTGGCGTGTGCTGGGACTCCTGGGACTTGATGTGGTCTGCAGAATTACATTCTAAAAGAATGAAAGACTCGCTGTCACGGGGAGAGCAGGCGGCTCCTCCCAGCCGTCCTGCTAGCATTTACAGCGTCATCACAACACAAATCCACCTTGAAAATTTCAAGAGCAAGTTCCTTGCTAAGAGAAATTGTCTCTTCTACTCATATATATCAAATACTTTCCCTAAATGACTCATTATGCATCACTCCTCCGCCCTCCCCTGTCTACAGCACACACATTAGCATGAACGTCCCTCCTTTCCGAAACCTTTTAGACACGACAGGATACCCCTGGTAATCAAACTCATAGCTCCCTTCTAGTAACTTAGTATTTATCATATTTCATACGGATGGTCTGATGATGGCTGGCTTTCTAGGTGCCCTCAAGTCCTTAAGGATGACAACTATCTGTCCTGCTGTCTGCACCCTCAGTCCCCAGGAGAGGGCTGGGATTCCAGGAACACTtcagaaagggaggggaaagggaagcagggagaggcagggaggttattcagtttacactttcaTTTTGGGCTGAGGAAATCTCACTTTCATTTCTTAAACAACAAACAGTATCTTCACTTTCTGGCCTGctcttaagtttttgtttttgtttgtttgttttttttttttttttttttttttttttagttttaatgtaGGAAGAAAAAAGCTGAAAGCCCCATACCAATACTCTTCCCTGACTTGTTCCACTGTGGTGCCTGCCAACTTTCTACCACATCTGGTAGCCACTCATTCCTGCCACACTGAAATCAGCTGTGACAGCTCTGGACTAGTGCCAGGGCCATTAAGGCTTCCCCTTGTGTTTATCAGTCTGGCAAAGTGGCAACCAGAAAGCACAAACCTAAGTCCTGGAGGATTTCTCCAAGGCGGGAATGTCAGAGAAGCTGCTCTAGTGTGGGCAAAAGACACAGCTGACTGCAGCTACTGGCTTGACTGAAGAACCACAGTGCAGGCCAGAAATATGCTTACGAACATGAGCTAGGACTGTAAGATATCTGATCAAGCCACACACCTTCGAGAGCAAGAACTCAACGAAGTGTTCTAGACTCTTCTTCAATGAGGAGAAAAATGAGACGCAGTGGTTTATCTATCCTAAGCTGCAGACTTCCAGGCTCTGCCGCCTCCTCTCCCACTTCACTGACAGCAGCCTCTGGCCTCTACTGAATGTTAGACGCCTTCCCCAGGGAACACCTACTTCCCTCTGAGTCTCAAAGATCTTGTAGACATACCTTTAATGTCAGAGTCATCGTTTGGAGTCCCAGGATCTCTCTGATCAAAGGAGTCGGCCGAAATACTTCGCTCCCTTTTCCCCTTGCCCTTGGCACCATTTCCAGCCCCATTCTTCAGCCCCATGCTCCCACCTGGGCCAGGGAGTGCTTTAGGGGTATGGCCCCCACTCTTGGAGTCACAGGGGGATGGCTGGGATTGGCTGGCTGAGCCCCCCGGTTTACCCTGATTGGAGAATTTGGAATCCAGCTGGGGGTTTCCAGATGGGGACATCACTGTAGGGGGACGGACCATCACCTCCTGCTTTGACTTAGGGCtactaaaagaaacaaataacaaagaGAGATCAGATGCCAGATACGGCCAGTACAAACTGATATTTCTAGAATGGGTTAAGGAGCCCCTGTGTGCTGCAACCTTGCCCACTTGCTTGTCCCTGCCACCCTGGCTCCCATCTTAGAGCTATCAACAGAGAGGAGGATCAAACAGAATGGCCTCCAGGTCTCAGGAACACTAGAGTCACATGGGGACCTATCTCTAGGGCTTCTGTCAATAAAGGACAACCGTTTCTATGTACATAGAAAAGTGACTCTCACACTAAGACTAGCTCAGAGTAAACAAACAGACATCGTTAAGATCAAAATACTACCACCCCCAGGCTCATGACAAGGAACAGCTGTAATGAAAGCCTAGCTGCTCTGCGGGAACAAGCAAGCAGGCCCAGGAGGGCAGAAGGGAAACCCACTGGAGCTGTCAGGTTAGGGAAATCCTCCAGTGTCCAGATCCCTTCCAACAGCAACACAGCACCAAAGCAGGGCAGGCAGCCTCTGCCCAGGGA
This region includes:
- the Bcl9 gene encoding B-cell CLL/lymphoma 9 protein isoform X3, yielding MHPSNPKVRSSPSGNTQSSPKSKQEVMVRPPTVMSPSGNPQLDSKFSNQECNSADHIKSQESQHTPHSMTPSTATAPRSSTPSHGQTPAPEPISAQKTPAKVVYVFSTEMANKAAEAVLKGQVETIVSFHIQNISNSKSERSTAPLNTQIPTLRNDPKPLPQQPPAPANQDQNSSQNARLQPTPPIQAPAPKPTAAPRPLDRESPGVENKLIPPVGSPGSSTPLPPDGTGPNSTPNNRAVTPVSQGSNSSSADPKAPPPPPVSGGEPPTLGENPDGLSQEQLEHRERSLQTLRDIQRMLFPDEKEFTAGQTGGPQQNTGVLDGPQKKPDGPIQAMMSQSQSLGKGPGPRTDVGAPFGPQGHRDVPFSPDEMVPPNMSSQSGPIGPDHLDHMTPEQIAWLKLQQEFYEEKRRKQEQVVVQQCSLQDMMVHQHGPRGVVRGPPPPYQMAPGEGWAPGAEPFPDGINISHSLPPRGMAPHPNMPGSQMRLPGFAGMINSEMEGPNVPNPASRPGLSGVSWPDDVPKIPDGRNFPPGQGVFSGPGRGERFPNPQGLSEEMFQQQLAEKQLALPPGMSMEGIRPGMEMNRMIPGSQRHMEPGSNPIFPRIPVEGPLSPSRGDFPKGMPPQIGPGRELEFGMVPGGMKGEVNLNVNMGSSSQMIPQKMREAGAGPEEMMKLRPGSSEMLPAQQKMVPLPFGEHPQQEYGVGPRPFLPMSQGPGSNSGLRNLREPIGPDQRTNSRLSHMPPLPLNPSSNPTSLSTAPPVQRGLGRKPLDISVAGSQVHSPGINPLKSPTMHQVQSPMLGSPSGNLKSPQTPSQLAGMLAGPAAAASIKSPPVLGSAAASPVHLKSPSLPAPSPGWTSSPKPPLQSPGIPPNHKAPLTMASPAMLGSVESGGPPPPTASQPASVNIPGSLPSSTPYPMPPEPTLSQNPLSIMMSRMSKFAMPSSTPLYHDAIKTVASSDDDSPPARSPNLPSMNSMPGMGINTQNPRISGPNPVVPMPTLSPMGMTQPLSHSNQMPSPNAMGPSIPPHGVPMGPGLMSHNPIMGHGSQEPPMVPQGRMGFPQGFPPVQSPPQQVPFPHNGPTGGQGNFPGGIGFPGEGPLGRPSNLPQSSADPALCKPGGPGAPDSFTVLGNSMPSVFTDPDLQEVIRPGATGIPEFDLSRIIPSEKPSQTLQYFPRGEVPGRKQPQGPGPGFSHMQGMMSDQAPRMGLALPGMGGPGPVGTPDIPLGTSPSMPGHNPMRPPAFLQQGMMGPHHRMMSPAQSTVPGPATLMTNPAAAVGMIPGKDRGPAGLYTHPGPVGSPGMMMSMQGMMGPQQNIMIPPQMRPRGMAADVGMGGFSQGPGNPGNMMF
- the Bcl9 gene encoding B-cell CLL/lymphoma 9 protein isoform X1; the protein is MHPSNPKVRSSPSGNTQSSPKSKQEVMVRPPTVMSPSGNPQLDSKFSNQGKPGGSASQSQPSPCDSKSGGHTPKALPGPGGSMGLKNGAGNGAKGKGKRERSISADSFDQRDPGTPNDDSDIKECNSADHIKSQESQHTPHSMTPSTATAPRSSTPSHGQTPAPEPISAQKTPAKVVYVFSTEMANKAAEAVLKGQVETIVSFHIQNISNSKSERSTAPLNTQIPTLRNDPKPLPQQPPAPANQDQNSSQNARLQPTPPIQAPAPKPTAAPRPLDRESPGVENKLIPPVGSPGSSTPLPPDGTGPNSTPNNRAVTPVSQGSNSSSADPKAPPPPPVSGGEPPTLGENPDGLSQEQLEHRERSLQTLRDIQRMLFPDEKEFTAGQTGGPQQNTGVLDGPQKKPDGPIQAMMSQSQSLGKGPGPRTDVGAPFGPQGHRDVPFSPDEMVPPNMSSQSGPIGPDHLDHMTPEQIAWLKLQQEFYEEKRRKQEQVVVQQCSLQDMMVHQHGPRGVVRGPPPPYQMAPGEGWAPGAEPFPDGINISHSLPPRGMAPHPNMPGSQMRLPGFAGMINSEMEGPNVPNPASRPGLSGVSWPDDVPKIPDGRNFPPGQGVFSGPGRGERFPNPQGLSEEMFQQQLAEKQLALPPGMSMEGIRPGMEMNRMIPGSQRHMEPGSNPIFPRIPVEGPLSPSRGDFPKGMPPQIGPGRELEFGMVPGGMKGEVNLNVNMGSSSQMIPQKMREAGAGPEEMMKLRPGSSEMLPAQQKMVPLPFGEHPQQEYGVGPRPFLPMSQGPGSNSGLRNLREPIGPDQRTNSRLSHMPPLPLNPSSNPTSLSTAPPVQRGLGRKPLDISVAGSQVHSPGINPLKSPTMHQVQSPMLGSPSGNLKSPQTPSQLAGMLAGPAAAASIKSPPVLGSAAASPVHLKSPSLPAPSPGWTSSPKPPLQSPGIPPNHKAPLTMASPAMLGSVESGGPPPPTASQPASVNIPGSLPSSTPYPMPPEPTLSQNPLSIMMSRMSKFAMPSSTPLYHDAIKTVASSDDDSPPARSPNLPSMNSMPGMGINTQNPRISGPNPVVPMPTLSPMGMTQPLSHSNQMPSPNAMGPSIPPHGVPMGPGLMSHNPIMGHGSQEPPMVPQGRMGFPQGFPPVQSPPQQVPFPHNGPTGGQGNFPGGIGFPGEGPLGRPSNLPQSSADPALCKPGGPGAPDSFTVLGNSMPSVFTDPDLQEVIRPGATGIPEFDLSRIIPSEKPSQTLQYFPRGEVPGRKQPQGPGPGFSHMQGMMSDQAPRMGLALPGMGGPGPVGTPDIPLGTSPSMPGHNPMRPPAFLQQGMMGPHHRMMSPAQSTVPGPATLMTNPAAAVGMIPGKDRGPAGLYTHPGPVGSPGMMMSMQGMMGPQQNIMIPPQMRPRGMAADVGMGGFSQGPGNPGNMMF
- the Bcl9 gene encoding B-cell CLL/lymphoma 9 protein isoform X2, with the protein product MHPSNPKVRSSPSGNTQSSPKSKQEVMVRPPTVMSPSGNPQLDSKFSNQGKPGGSASQSQPSPCDSKSGGHTPKALPGPGGSMGLKNGAGNGAKGKGKRERSISADSFDQRDPGTPNDDSDIKECNSADHIKSQESQHTPHSMTPSTATAPRSSTPSHGQTPAPEPISAQKTPAKVVYVFSTEMANKAAEAVLKGQVETIVSFHIQNISNSKSERSTAPLNTQIPTLRNDPKPLPQQPPAPANQDQNSSQNARLQPTPPIQAPAPKPTAAPRPLDRESPGVENKLIPPVGSPGSSTPLPPDGTGPNSTPNNRAVTPVSQGSNSSSADPKAPPPPPVSGGEPPTLGENPDGLSQEQLEHRERSLQTLRDIQRMLFPDEKEFTAGQTGGPQQNTGVLDGPQKKPDGPIQAMMSQSQSLGKGPGPRTDVGAPFGPQGHRDVPFSPDEMVPPNMSSQSGPIGPDHLDHMTPEQIAWLKLQQEFYEEKRRKQEQVVVQQCSLQDMMVHQHGPRGVVRGPPPPYQMAPGEGWAPGAEPFPDGINISHSLPPRGMAPHPNMPGSQMRLPGFAGMINSEMEGPNVPNPASRPGLSGVSWPDDVPKIPDGRNFPPGQGVFSGPGRGERFPNPQGLSEEMFQQQLAEKQLALPPGMSMEGIRPGMEMNRMIPGSQRHMEPGSNPIFPRIPVEGPLSPSRGDFPKGMPPQIGPGRELEFGMVPGGMKGEVNLNVNMGSSSQMIPQKMREAGAGPEEMMKLRPGSSEMLPAQQKMVPLPFGEHPQQEYGVGPRPFLPMSQGPGSNSGLRNLREPIGPDQRTNSRLSHMPPLPLNPSSNPTSLSTAPPVQRGLGRKPLDISVAGSQVHSPGINPLKSPTMHQVQSPMLGSPSGNLKSPQTPSQLAGMLAGPAAAASIKSPPVLGSAAASPVHLKSPSLPAPSPGWTSSPKPPLQSPGIPPNHKAPLTMASPAMLGSVESGGPPPPTASQPASVNIPGSLPSSTPYPMPPEPTLSQNPLSIMMSRMSKFAMPSSTPLYHDAIKTVASSDDDSPPARSPNLPSMNSMPGPNPVVPMPTLSPMGMTQPLSHSNQMPSPNAMGPSIPPHGVPMGPGLMSHNPIMGHGSQEPPMVPQGRMGFPQGFPPVQSPPQQVPFPHNGPTGGQGNFPGGIGFPGEGPLGRPSNLPQSSADPALCKPGGPGAPDSFTVLGNSMPSVFTDPDLQEVIRPGATGIPEFDLSRIIPSEKPSQTLQYFPRGEVPGRKQPQGPGPGFSHMQGMMSDQAPRMGLALPGMGGPGPVGTPDIPLGTSPSMPGHNPMRPPAFLQQGMMGPHHRMMSPAQSTVPGPATLMTNPAAAVGMIPGKDRGPAGLYTHPGPVGSPGMMMSMQGMMGPQQNIMIPPQMRPRGMAADVGMGGFSQGPGNPGNMMF